A portion of the Pseudoalteromonas luteoviolacea genome contains these proteins:
- a CDS encoding SDR family NAD(P)-dependent oxidoreductase produces MSQKHSRAFGVMWPLKRRSIVMETMNIDGAPLRILVLGATSDLGQKTCLDLANKGYELLLIGRNEKTLGALAESLPGQHKTAVADLNMPDELTPLIIDNAKQYGAFKGAVFCAGVHAMTTLRQSSYADFEQIYRVNCGGALAMIKAFTRKSVRNTAGTTSLVLLSSVSQSAGEAGISGYAASKGALGSLSRCAALELAKDRVLVNCIAAGMIQTKLNDGYQGMAQPGHFEKLASMHPLGFGSPEHVSKEIINLLESEWTTGSTVYVDGGYTCA; encoded by the coding sequence ATGAGCCAAAAGCACAGCCGTGCTTTTGGCGTGATGTGGCCTTTAAAGAGAAGAAGCATAGTAATGGAAACAATGAATATTGATGGGGCTCCATTAAGAATTTTGGTGCTTGGTGCAACCTCAGATCTCGGGCAGAAAACCTGCCTTGATTTAGCAAATAAAGGTTACGAACTCCTATTGATAGGGCGAAATGAAAAAACCTTAGGTGCATTGGCCGAGTCTTTACCCGGACAGCATAAAACTGCGGTGGCTGATTTGAATATGCCAGACGAATTGACACCTCTCATTATCGATAATGCCAAGCAATATGGTGCATTTAAAGGGGCTGTATTTTGTGCAGGTGTACACGCGATGACCACGCTACGCCAATCGAGTTATGCTGATTTTGAGCAGATTTACCGCGTTAACTGCGGCGGCGCGCTGGCAATGATTAAGGCATTTACGCGCAAAAGCGTGCGAAATACAGCGGGTACAACTTCTCTTGTTTTGCTGTCTTCAGTCAGTCAGTCAGCTGGTGAGGCGGGCATCTCTGGTTACGCGGCCAGTAAAGGGGCGCTAGGCAGTTTAAGTCGCTGTGCAGCGTTGGAATTGGCTAAAGATCGCGTACTGGTCAATTGCATTGCCGCTGGCATGATCCAAACCAAGCTCAATGATGGCTATCAAGGCATGGCGCAACCGGGTCACTTTGAAAAGCTAGCCAGCATGCACCCGCTAGGGTTTGGCTCACCAGAGCATGTTTCAAAAGAAATTATTAATTTATTAGAAAGTGAATGGACCACAGGTAGCACTGTGTATGTCGATGGAGGCTATACATGTGCCTAA
- a CDS encoding non-ribosomal peptide synthetase — MRNEHSQSLSQRQLQVWQGQEIAPTSPVFNVSSALKVTMSDCFEQLQNALVQLQQRHPVIHSKVVLTADTPELIFKSGTVPWQAMADTTANASELCDQYNAQFIDTSVHNFEFFYQVLTDSEVIVLIKGHHIVCDQWSLQILVNDLLRLLSSEDDSSALTPDIEYYAAKDQDFADVEVSPVDFIMKKPHSADASDDVAVLLDNTSECIEPIKHVAAEHGISPYCVILASTILTVSRLTNDEDVTIGVPVARRTRKNRYLLGHYVDLEALTITAVHQKSLIELLQTISEQLTALLLNKAPSGLSSKNINVVCNYLAQLKTSHIIPGLMQVLAGLPEQQISLGEDNTVTVEGVLLTPVVAQFELDFTLFETGSQLLRKIVAADTQFNTKTLQEVGEIQKRFITHLAQDDVHQICGCISTLTEAQTHLIEHQWNNFPAKYPEHNLIDGFDLQVAQHPERIAVITASRQIDYHTLSEYRYGIAYQVASKAATRGELVAVMCEKSEYQVAALLAVNTAGCAYLPINVAWPNSRILQVLLAGGVKHVLISRALFERIQNETWLSDFQFILVEEAAANSVQADNLWRENLELPLPHEIAYVIFTSGSTGKPKGVVITHQSAMNTIFAINARFEVMPEDRIFGISDLSFDLSVYDVFGALAVGAAIVLPEQGKVQDTEHWLDMVEAHQVTIWNTVPQLAQLLANEQALQARNVDSLRVYMMSGDWIPLRLPTQLSAMTPHATVMSLGGATEGSIWSIWHEIETVEPDWQSIPYGLAMPNQAMWVLDQYGNHCPAGILGEIHIGGIGVAQGYFNDPERTQLAYFEHPTLGRLYRTGDNGCWNEKGYIEFKGRKDFQVKVRGYRIEMGEIEHCLLQRPEIKHVAVIDKTHNQQKALVAYLVGELNASIDLDDVRQFVAKQLPEYMVPAAFVVIDALPLTLNGKLDRKALPEPEFSASTEYQAPRNELETELCDIWQDVLGLEQVGINDNFFQIGGDSIVSISLVSALRRAGYSLKVKDIFVAPSVAELAEFITDNVDVEKVEVLSEQGVLLGDFDPHPTQSWFFSQNFANVHHFNQAFSAYCPNDLSHDDLYEALTTLSYQHDMLRSRSIVERKNRYCEEVLFELTELGISLLDEVQVSESLSTLQAKLDIFAGPTWRVVRLKGHSDGRDRLCFIFHHLIVDTVSWGILLNDLEQLIAGQSLLAKQTSYRQWVDGLAQYAARNQTQTAYWSDVLDGQPTPQSLHASQQLSLSLSVEQTEVLLQQAAQGYNTQTQELLLSALAIAMETVFGSKSHHIMLEGHGREAIDDALEVNQTVGWFTSLYPVKLVCAPSVEQTIATNKDMLRAIPDKGIGFGALYQFDPEKLPGPLPKVCFNYLGQYKAAEPAHWQITGEPVGTLVSAGNDSDLILNVLGLIKQDALSIEVESRLAPAQGAQFIGAFERALEQVIAQGVTAMKAGGVSTPSDFPQAQISFELLQSLQSQAPLEALYPANSLQQGFIYHALNQPDDDAYRVQLLVDYHTQLDLELYRAAWQLATDKHPALRMAFNWQAQMLQVISQNLVLSDAHFKVVDLSALPEFERVQKMNELLKQDRLKAFDLAEPGLFRVMVFKHSNTHFSVLKTEHHSIGDGWSVGNLLETINGFYNQLKAGEQPIIQHDNAYQAAQIHLYENKDKTDAFWQKKMPEFEHANDVNYLLSQSFDLVKERVVTEPARSQFVLAGDEFTALNKVCKHLGVTLNAAMQFTWHKLLQSYCHDQQTIVGTTVSGRDMPVADIHASVGLFINTLPLAVNWQTDASIAQMMSQIQLEIADINTHSGAELSRIQSQGDALFHTLFVFENYPIPEVQESDRECVEQAMQYRETREKSDYPITVIVTATPIQVEFSLNYCAQQIDALQAEQLVAQLQIIINAIIDEAEQPHSQISLLSKQQSHELLMQIQPQVAPIPERGSLSEIFAEQVQKYPNNTALKFQDKALSYQALDAQATALAKAILARDPSIASVTSQTPVYIGLYFAPSLDLLVSMMAILKLGATYVPLTPEYPKSRSQFILSDTQTPILLCEAGLEADLTEVLDGLDAPVQVLSYEELSQEKVDIDLSVVNTSADDLAYVIYTSGTTGQPKGVMQPHHNVVRLFDSCEQEYQFTAQDVWVMYHACTFDFSVWEIWGALLHGGCLVIPDKACTRDPREFIALCQNQGVTVLNQTPSAFYSFTDTAVSQGAQLPALRYVIFGGDKLNMARLAPWWQAYGDTQTKLINMYGITETTVHVTYQELSPDNNQHQSLIGRPLSDMSAYVLDANQNLVPVGVVGELYVGGAGLARGYLNREELTRERFIENPFAAHLPVSQESRLYRSGDLVRRLADGQLEYIGRNDEQVKIRGFRIEQGEIENILIAHQGVKQAVVIPRLLQGTQQLIAYVVSQDETAFNHDVLRTYLAEQLPEYMVPSAIMAIEQVPLTVNNKVDRKALPDPVFDAQSDYVAPTTELESQLCDIWQALLGLEKVGIDEHFFRIGGDSIISIQLMSQLRLLGYTLKVKDIYESPTVAQLAKKLEQLPQDQTVQTEQGVLAGEFDLLPVQSWFFDLGLSQPNHWNQSFMLTVPETLTTSQIEQACQALIEHHDMMRVRFALQGDTYRQSYLSLEELDLTTWCSVAQLDVTGLCDTQIGEQLSQWQQSFDLSDGPLFKLVHLQGYGDGAARICFIFHHLIIDGVSWRVLSQDMQTLLTGKALATKTSSYRQWVNTIQNYSVAHSSELNYWQHVVEHSKALNVTESVSEHSLSLSVEHTQMLLRQSNEGYNTQINDLLLAALSLTLPQVLSGTEHVITLEGHGREDIDERLDVSQTLGWFTSLYPVKLAAYDDLSTTVVQTKEMLRAVPNKGVGYGAFFQAGQITQKLPLISFNYLGQFNSSASGVESWQIVQESCGQLIGEQNEMALMLNINGMIDSDQLMFSIQSRLGQQLSADFERYFATNLQHVIEHTAHIAEQGAVATPSDFIANDLSVEHLAHLNSVLEEADLDEQDDTCDDNIMEI, encoded by the coding sequence ATGCGTAACGAACATTCTCAATCATTGTCTCAGCGCCAATTACAAGTTTGGCAAGGGCAGGAAATTGCACCAACTAGCCCTGTTTTTAACGTCTCTAGTGCACTTAAAGTGACCATGAGCGATTGCTTTGAACAGCTGCAAAATGCACTTGTTCAACTACAGCAACGTCACCCAGTGATCCACAGTAAAGTGGTGCTGACAGCGGATACACCTGAACTCATTTTCAAATCGGGCACAGTGCCGTGGCAAGCGATGGCGGACACAACTGCGAACGCCTCCGAATTATGCGATCAATATAATGCGCAATTCATTGATACCAGCGTGCATAATTTTGAATTTTTCTACCAAGTACTGACAGATTCTGAGGTGATAGTGTTGATCAAAGGTCACCATATAGTATGTGATCAGTGGTCTTTACAGATTTTAGTGAATGATTTACTGAGACTTTTATCGAGTGAGGATGACAGTTCAGCACTCACACCAGATATCGAATATTACGCTGCCAAAGATCAAGACTTTGCCGATGTAGAGGTGAGCCCAGTAGACTTCATCATGAAAAAGCCACACAGCGCTGATGCCAGTGATGACGTTGCCGTTCTATTAGACAATACTTCTGAGTGCATTGAGCCAATAAAGCATGTGGCTGCTGAGCACGGTATCAGCCCTTACTGCGTTATTCTTGCAAGTACTATTTTAACGGTGAGTCGTTTAACCAATGACGAGGACGTCACCATAGGCGTACCGGTCGCCAGAAGAACGCGTAAAAATCGTTACTTGTTAGGTCATTATGTTGATTTAGAAGCACTGACGATCACGGCGGTTCATCAAAAATCACTCATTGAACTATTACAGACCATCAGTGAGCAGCTGACTGCACTGCTTTTGAATAAAGCCCCATCAGGTTTGAGCAGCAAGAACATCAACGTGGTGTGTAACTATCTTGCACAGCTAAAAACATCTCATATTATCCCGGGCTTGATGCAGGTGCTTGCAGGGTTACCTGAGCAGCAGATCAGTTTAGGTGAAGATAATACGGTTACAGTGGAAGGCGTGCTGTTAACGCCGGTTGTGGCACAGTTTGAGTTAGACTTTACGTTATTTGAAACAGGTTCACAGTTGCTGCGTAAAATTGTTGCAGCAGACACACAGTTTAATACCAAGACTTTGCAAGAAGTTGGTGAAATACAAAAACGTTTTATTACGCATTTAGCGCAAGATGATGTCCATCAAATATGTGGCTGTATCAGCACACTGACTGAGGCGCAAACACATCTCATCGAACACCAGTGGAATAACTTCCCAGCAAAATACCCAGAACATAATTTAATTGATGGTTTTGACTTACAAGTTGCGCAGCACCCTGAGCGCATTGCTGTGATCACAGCAAGCAGACAAATCGACTATCATACCTTGAGTGAATATCGCTATGGCATTGCCTATCAAGTAGCCTCAAAAGCCGCTACCCGTGGTGAGCTGGTCGCCGTCATGTGCGAAAAGAGCGAGTACCAAGTGGCTGCATTACTGGCTGTTAATACCGCTGGTTGTGCGTATTTGCCAATCAATGTCGCTTGGCCAAATTCTCGTATTCTTCAGGTTTTACTGGCAGGTGGCGTGAAACACGTTTTAATCTCGCGTGCGTTATTCGAACGGATTCAAAATGAAACGTGGTTGAGCGATTTCCAATTCATCTTAGTTGAAGAGGCCGCAGCGAATAGTGTGCAGGCAGATAACCTGTGGCGAGAAAACTTAGAGTTACCTTTGCCACACGAGATTGCTTATGTGATCTTTACCTCCGGTAGTACTGGTAAGCCCAAAGGGGTTGTGATCACCCATCAAAGTGCCATGAACACCATTTTTGCCATTAATGCACGTTTTGAGGTAATGCCAGAAGACCGTATTTTTGGTATTTCAGATTTAAGCTTTGATTTATCTGTATACGATGTTTTTGGCGCTTTAGCCGTGGGGGCAGCGATTGTACTGCCTGAGCAAGGTAAAGTGCAGGACACAGAACATTGGTTAGACATGGTCGAAGCGCACCAAGTGACAATTTGGAATACAGTCCCACAGCTTGCACAGCTGCTCGCGAATGAGCAGGCATTGCAAGCGCGCAACGTTGATAGTTTGCGTGTTTATATGATGAGTGGTGACTGGATCCCATTGCGCCTACCTACGCAGCTCAGTGCTATGACGCCTCATGCCACTGTGATGAGCCTAGGTGGTGCGACCGAGGGCAGCATTTGGTCAATTTGGCATGAAATAGAAACAGTAGAGCCGGATTGGCAGAGTATCCCTTATGGTTTGGCCATGCCGAACCAAGCCATGTGGGTACTTGATCAATATGGCAACCATTGTCCAGCAGGTATTTTAGGTGAAATTCACATCGGTGGCATTGGGGTCGCTCAGGGGTATTTTAATGACCCAGAGCGCACTCAACTTGCGTATTTTGAGCATCCAACACTTGGCCGACTATATCGTACTGGTGACAATGGGTGCTGGAACGAGAAGGGCTACATTGAATTTAAAGGTCGTAAAGATTTTCAGGTGAAAGTACGTGGCTACCGTATCGAAATGGGTGAGATAGAGCACTGTTTATTGCAGCGCCCAGAAATAAAACACGTTGCAGTGATTGATAAAACGCACAATCAACAAAAAGCTTTGGTCGCTTATCTGGTAGGGGAGCTCAATGCATCGATTGATTTAGACGATGTAAGGCAGTTTGTGGCAAAACAGTTACCAGAATATATGGTACCGGCCGCTTTTGTGGTCATTGATGCTTTGCCGTTAACGCTTAATGGCAAGTTAGACAGAAAAGCATTGCCAGAGCCGGAGTTTAGTGCAAGCACTGAATACCAAGCACCGCGTAATGAGCTAGAGACAGAACTCTGTGACATTTGGCAGGACGTACTGGGCCTTGAACAAGTGGGTATAAACGATAACTTTTTCCAAATTGGAGGCGACTCAATCGTCAGTATCAGTTTGGTATCAGCCCTGAGGCGCGCAGGCTATTCCCTTAAAGTCAAAGATATTTTTGTCGCACCAAGCGTGGCGGAATTGGCTGAATTCATTACCGATAATGTTGATGTCGAGAAAGTGGAAGTACTCTCAGAGCAAGGGGTTTTATTAGGTGATTTTGACCCGCATCCAACGCAAAGTTGGTTCTTCTCGCAAAATTTTGCCAATGTGCACCACTTCAACCAAGCATTTAGCGCCTATTGTCCGAATGACTTATCTCATGATGACCTTTATGAGGCGCTAACCACTCTGAGCTATCAGCATGATATGTTGCGTAGCCGAAGCATTGTTGAGCGGAAAAACCGCTATTGTGAAGAAGTGTTGTTTGAATTAACTGAGCTAGGTATTTCGCTGCTTGATGAGGTACAAGTCAGTGAGAGCTTGAGCACTTTACAAGCCAAATTGGATATTTTTGCAGGTCCTACATGGCGTGTGGTCAGGCTAAAAGGGCATAGCGATGGCCGCGATAGACTGTGTTTTATTTTCCATCATTTGATTGTAGATACCGTCTCTTGGGGTATTTTACTTAACGACCTAGAGCAACTTATTGCTGGACAAAGCCTGTTGGCAAAGCAAACCAGTTATCGTCAGTGGGTGGATGGACTGGCGCAATACGCAGCGCGTAATCAAACGCAAACGGCTTATTGGTCTGATGTGTTGGATGGGCAGCCAACTCCGCAGTCTTTGCATGCATCACAGCAATTGTCACTGTCTTTATCGGTTGAGCAAACAGAGGTTTTGTTACAACAAGCGGCTCAAGGGTATAACACGCAAACGCAAGAGTTATTACTTAGTGCGCTTGCCATTGCTATGGAAACTGTATTTGGGTCTAAGTCTCATCATATTATGCTCGAAGGCCATGGCCGAGAAGCTATTGATGATGCACTAGAAGTGAACCAAACCGTGGGTTGGTTTACCAGTCTGTATCCCGTTAAGCTGGTATGTGCGCCATCTGTAGAGCAAACCATTGCTACAAACAAAGACATGCTGCGAGCTATTCCAGATAAGGGCATTGGTTTTGGTGCGCTGTATCAATTCGACCCTGAAAAGTTACCTGGGCCGTTGCCTAAAGTGTGCTTTAACTACCTCGGCCAGTATAAAGCGGCTGAACCTGCCCATTGGCAAATTACTGGGGAGCCTGTAGGCACATTGGTTAGCGCTGGCAACGACAGTGACTTAATACTCAATGTTTTGGGGCTAATTAAACAGGATGCGTTGAGCATTGAGGTTGAATCAAGGCTTGCGCCAGCGCAAGGTGCGCAATTTATCGGTGCTTTTGAGCGAGCATTGGAACAGGTGATTGCTCAAGGCGTGACGGCGATGAAAGCAGGAGGGGTGAGCACGCCTAGTGACTTCCCGCAGGCGCAGATTAGTTTTGAGCTACTGCAAAGTCTACAATCACAGGCTCCTTTAGAGGCTTTATATCCTGCCAATAGTTTGCAACAGGGTTTTATTTATCATGCCTTAAATCAGCCAGATGATGATGCATACCGCGTACAGTTGCTGGTGGACTATCACACACAGTTAGACCTAGAACTGTATCGAGCCGCTTGGCAGTTAGCGACTGATAAGCATCCAGCGCTGCGTATGGCATTTAATTGGCAAGCGCAGATGCTGCAAGTGATCAGTCAAAATCTTGTTCTCAGTGATGCGCATTTCAAAGTGGTAGATTTAAGCGCATTGCCAGAGTTTGAACGCGTTCAAAAAATGAATGAACTACTCAAACAAGATAGGCTCAAAGCGTTTGATTTGGCAGAGCCTGGGCTTTTTAGAGTGATGGTATTCAAGCACAGCAACACACATTTTAGCGTCCTGAAAACGGAGCATCACAGTATTGGCGATGGTTGGAGTGTGGGTAACCTACTGGAGACTATCAACGGCTTTTACAACCAGCTTAAAGCGGGTGAACAACCCATTATTCAACATGACAATGCCTATCAAGCAGCGCAGATACACCTCTATGAGAATAAAGACAAAACGGATGCATTTTGGCAGAAAAAGATGCCTGAATTTGAGCATGCTAATGATGTTAATTACCTACTGAGCCAGTCATTTGATTTAGTCAAAGAGCGTGTGGTTACTGAACCTGCACGCAGTCAGTTTGTTTTAGCGGGTGATGAGTTTACTGCGTTGAACAAGGTGTGTAAGCACTTAGGCGTAACGCTTAATGCCGCTATGCAATTTACATGGCATAAGTTATTGCAAAGCTATTGCCATGATCAGCAAACGATAGTCGGGACCACCGTGTCAGGTCGAGACATGCCAGTTGCGGATATTCATGCAAGTGTAGGCTTGTTTATCAATACCTTACCTCTAGCGGTAAATTGGCAAACCGATGCTTCGATTGCTCAAATGATGTCGCAAATTCAGTTGGAAATTGCTGATATTAATACTCATAGTGGTGCTGAACTATCCCGTATACAAAGCCAAGGTGATGCGTTATTCCATACCTTATTTGTGTTTGAAAACTATCCAATCCCAGAAGTGCAAGAAAGTGACCGTGAGTGTGTTGAGCAAGCAATGCAGTATCGTGAGACGCGCGAGAAAAGTGATTACCCAATCACGGTTATCGTCACTGCCACACCTATTCAGGTTGAGTTTTCTCTAAACTATTGCGCGCAGCAAATTGATGCGCTTCAGGCGGAGCAATTAGTCGCGCAGCTACAAATTATCATTAACGCCATTATTGATGAAGCCGAGCAGCCACACAGCCAAATTAGCTTGCTATCAAAGCAACAAAGCCACGAGTTGCTGATGCAAATTCAGCCGCAAGTTGCACCGATTCCAGAGCGTGGCAGCTTGAGTGAGATTTTTGCTGAGCAAGTACAAAAATACCCAAATAATACGGCGCTTAAGTTTCAAGACAAAGCGCTTAGCTATCAAGCGCTAGATGCGCAGGCGACGGCATTGGCCAAGGCGATTTTGGCGCGAGATCCGAGCATTGCCTCCGTCACAAGCCAAACGCCGGTTTACATCGGGCTGTATTTTGCTCCCAGTCTTGATTTGTTGGTGAGCATGATGGCGATATTAAAGCTTGGGGCCACGTATGTACCTTTGACGCCAGAGTATCCAAAATCACGTAGTCAGTTTATTTTGAGCGATACACAAACGCCAATATTACTGTGTGAAGCGGGGTTAGAGGCGGATCTAACTGAAGTACTCGATGGCTTAGATGCGCCTGTGCAAGTGCTTAGTTATGAAGAGCTTAGCCAGGAAAAAGTGGATATCGACTTATCTGTGGTGAATACCTCTGCAGATGATTTGGCATACGTGATTTATACATCTGGCACCACAGGACAGCCTAAAGGCGTCATGCAGCCGCATCACAACGTGGTACGACTGTTTGATTCTTGTGAGCAAGAATATCAGTTCACAGCGCAAGATGTGTGGGTGATGTATCATGCCTGTACTTTTGACTTTAGTGTATGGGAAATTTGGGGCGCGCTATTACACGGTGGCTGTCTTGTGATCCCTGACAAAGCATGCACCCGTGACCCGCGCGAGTTCATTGCCTTGTGTCAAAACCAAGGTGTCACGGTATTAAACCAAACGCCAAGTGCTTTCTATTCTTTCACTGACACCGCAGTGTCCCAAGGTGCCCAGTTACCAGCGCTGCGTTATGTTATTTTTGGTGGAGACAAACTTAATATGGCGCGTCTTGCACCTTGGTGGCAAGCCTATGGTGATACGCAAACCAAGTTAATCAATATGTATGGCATCACAGAAACCACCGTGCATGTGACATATCAGGAACTCTCACCGGATAACAATCAGCACCAATCACTCATTGGCCGACCATTGAGTGACATGTCAGCGTATGTACTTGATGCCAATCAAAACCTAGTGCCAGTTGGAGTTGTGGGTGAATTGTATGTCGGTGGCGCTGGTCTTGCTCGCGGCTATTTAAACCGCGAAGAGCTGACCCGAGAGCGCTTTATTGAGAACCCATTTGCCGCGCACTTACCTGTTTCTCAAGAATCCCGTTTGTACCGCAGTGGTGACTTGGTGCGCCGACTTGCTGATGGGCAGCTAGAGTATATTGGTCGAAATGATGAGCAGGTTAAGATCCGAGGCTTTAGAATTGAGCAGGGAGAAATTGAAAACATTCTCATTGCACATCAAGGTGTGAAGCAAGCAGTTGTGATCCCGCGATTGCTGCAAGGCACACAGCAACTGATTGCGTATGTGGTATCACAAGATGAAACAGCATTTAACCATGACGTGCTGCGCACTTATTTAGCTGAGCAATTGCCTGAGTACATGGTGCCCAGCGCTATTATGGCCATTGAGCAAGTGCCGCTGACGGTAAACAACAAAGTCGATCGCAAAGCGTTACCGGACCCTGTATTTGATGCACAAAGCGATTATGTGGCACCGACGACTGAACTTGAGAGTCAGCTGTGCGATATTTGGCAGGCGTTACTTGGCCTTGAAAAAGTGGGGATTGATGAGCACTTTTTCCGTATCGGCGGCGATTCAATCATTAGTATTCAATTGATGTCTCAGCTGCGCTTACTTGGCTATACGCTCAAAGTGAAAGATATTTATGAATCACCTACCGTGGCGCAATTAGCGAAAAAGCTGGAGCAATTGCCGCAAGACCAGACTGTGCAAACAGAGCAAGGAGTATTAGCGGGCGAGTTTGACTTACTGCCTGTACAGTCTTGGTTCTTTGATTTAGGTCTATCGCAACCTAATCATTGGAACCAGTCATTTATGCTAACAGTGCCTGAAACGCTAACCACGTCGCAAATTGAGCAGGCATGCCAGGCTTTGATTGAGCATCACGATATGATGCGCGTCCGTTTTGCGCTGCAAGGCGATACATATCGTCAATCGTATTTATCCCTTGAAGAGTTAGATCTGACAACTTGGTGTAGCGTTGCTCAGTTAGATGTGACTGGGCTATGTGATACGCAAATTGGGGAGCAGTTAAGCCAATGGCAGCAAAGTTTTGATCTCAGTGATGGGCCGCTATTTAAATTGGTGCATCTGCAAGGTTATGGTGATGGCGCCGCGCGGATTTGTTTTATTTTCCACCATTTAATCATTGATGGTGTCTCGTGGCGGGTGTTGTCACAAGACATGCAAACCTTGCTAACCGGTAAAGCATTGGCTACAAAAACCAGCAGTTATCGCCAGTGGGTTAATACCATACAAAACTATTCAGTAGCTCACAGCAGTGAGCTGAATTACTGGCAACATGTGGTCGAACATAGCAAAGCACTCAATGTTACTGAATCTGTCAGTGAGCATTCATTGTCTTTGTCGGTTGAGCATACGCAAATGCTACTAAGACAATCAAACGAAGGCTACAACACGCAAATCAATGACTTATTGTTAGCTGCGTTAAGTTTAACTCTGCCGCAAGTCTTGTCAGGTACAGAGCATGTGATCACCTTAGAAGGCCATGGTCGAGAAGATATTGATGAACGTTTAGATGTATCGCAAACCCTAGGTTGGTTCACCAGCTTATACCCAGTGAAGTTAGCAGCGTATGACGACCTCTCAACGACAGTGGTGCAAACCAAGGAAATGCTGCGCGCCGTGCCGAACAAAGGAGTGGGTTATGGGGCCTTTTTCCAAGCAGGTCAAATTACCCAAAAGCTACCGCTTATCAGTTTCAATTACCTCGGGCAGTTCAATAGTAGCGCTTCGGGCGTAGAGAGTTGGCAGATTGTCCAAGAATCTTGCGGGCAGTTAATTGGCGAGCAAAATGAAATGGCATTAATGCTCAACATTAACGGCATGATTGACTCTGACCAACTGATGTTTTCAATTCAGTCGCGTCTAGGCCAGCAGCTCAGTGCTGATTTTGAACGCTATTTTGCGACAAATTTGCAACATGTAATTGAACATACTGCACATATTGCCGAGCAAGGCGCAGTCGCCACTCCCAGTGACTTTATTGCCAATGACTTATCCGTAGAGCATCTTGCGCACTTAAACAGCGTACTTGAAGAGGCTGACTTGGATGAGCAAGACGATACCTGCGACGACAACATCATGGAGATATAA
- a CDS encoding SDR family oxidoreductase, with the protein MSAVQSLLLVQAESEFDQAVVDHYASANINVILIAPSAQFQSQNVSLPSLSLAEIKAQDEPDIQLLLTEKGMLDNGQSLVVIQGVQCANEQALFTDESCLAQITTYLDNTFLIYQSLATFVKEVGANIVFPLYSDSLSYLGHEVNSVANHALNAFMKTLARELTSDTVFINSAVIPYLAKDEAERKKMRRALKRSVFGMRPTVFLQQDFIEFIAHFSHYNKMMTGQCMTMRPSTEISV; encoded by the coding sequence ATGAGTGCGGTGCAATCTTTATTATTGGTACAAGCAGAAAGTGAGTTTGATCAGGCGGTGGTTGATCACTATGCCAGTGCAAACATCAATGTGATTTTGATAGCGCCCTCAGCGCAATTTCAATCGCAAAACGTGTCACTACCCAGCTTGTCACTGGCTGAAATCAAAGCGCAAGATGAGCCTGATATTCAGTTGCTATTGACCGAAAAAGGCATGCTCGATAATGGACAGTCACTGGTTGTTATCCAAGGTGTGCAGTGCGCAAATGAGCAGGCGCTGTTCACAGATGAGAGTTGTTTGGCGCAGATAACAACCTACTTAGATAATACTTTTTTAATCTATCAAAGTCTGGCGACGTTTGTGAAAGAAGTGGGCGCAAACATTGTTTTCCCTCTGTATTCGGACAGTTTGAGTTATCTCGGGCACGAGGTGAATTCAGTGGCTAACCACGCTTTGAATGCATTTATGAAGACCCTAGCCAGAGAGCTGACGAGCGATACCGTATTCATTAACAGTGCTGTGATCCCTTATTTAGCAAAGGATGAAGCTGAGCGAAAGAAAATGCGCCGTGCATTAAAGCGTTCAGTATTCGGTATGCGACCAACTGTATTTTTGCAGCAGGACTTTATCGAGTTTATCGCTCACTTTTCACACTACAACAAAATGATGACAGGGCAGTGTATGACCATGCGCCCGAGCACAGAAATATCCGTTTAA